From Candidatus Binatia bacterium, one genomic window encodes:
- the atpB gene encoding F0F1 ATP synthase subunit A — protein sequence MEHQFMWVSVIPGLKLLQPHTATATLVIAALFVWALVALRQIRAAADPVVPDGTLTARNTLEIFVEWFVGFVEGILGHKGRRYIHVYGTFFLFIMTANLVGLLPGFAPPTSNFSVTFALGVTSFLVYNYYGLRAKGLAYFKHFLGPIWWLAFLMLPLELIDNLVRPVSLALRLFGNMTGDHLVLEIFTGLTKVGVPVLFYMLGAFVSLIQAFVFTILSVVYLSLALEEHGEHGEHATQHVAA from the coding sequence GTGGAACACCAATTCATGTGGGTATCGGTGATTCCTGGGCTCAAGCTTTTACAGCCGCATACCGCAACGGCGACGTTGGTGATTGCCGCGCTCTTCGTGTGGGCATTGGTGGCACTCCGCCAGATCCGCGCCGCTGCCGATCCGGTGGTGCCGGACGGGACGTTGACGGCGCGCAACACCCTCGAGATCTTCGTCGAATGGTTTGTCGGCTTCGTCGAAGGCATCCTCGGGCATAAAGGTCGCCGCTACATCCATGTCTACGGCACGTTCTTCCTGTTCATCATGACCGCGAATCTGGTGGGGTTGCTGCCGGGGTTTGCACCGCCCACCAGCAACTTCAGCGTGACCTTCGCGCTCGGAGTGACGTCGTTCCTGGTTTATAACTACTACGGCTTGCGCGCCAAGGGCCTGGCGTACTTCAAGCACTTCCTTGGCCCAATCTGGTGGTTGGCCTTTTTGATGTTGCCGCTCGAGCTGATCGACAACCTGGTGCGACCGGTCTCGTTGGCACTCCGTCTTTTCGGCAACATGACCGGCGACCATTTGGTCCTGGAGATCTTTACCGGATTGACGAAGGTGGGGGTTCCGGTGCTGTTCTACATGCTCGGGGCGTTCGTGTCGTTGATTCAGGCCTTTGTGTTTACGATCCTGAGCGTTGTCTATCTATCCCTAGCGTTGGAGGAACATGGGGAGCACGGAGAGCATGCTACCCAACACGTTGCGGCATAA